In one Asterias amurensis chromosome 9, ASM3211899v1 genomic region, the following are encoded:
- the LOC139942167 gene encoding uncharacterized protein, with the protein MDKVQFNTEVVNMRKTVKTVKVLIVHSLTRQVKKLQSKKGSEQQVLKNQRRATKMLAEVEAIKDVPLDTFTKKAVTFKKGLQEVLNNPKSSALERVIARLIHHRLVQERVVKFEGMVTKDLLRTGTKKYRRLRKKNFEDEADARRKDEEDYQGRLELMIKAKKIRKEEKEEEEDAVSNEDDDEGRLEHMIKAKKISKKEEKEEEEEEDVVSDEDDDEGSASDTSYDNRWEGFNTLLSETPHDETMHKLLNVEHTGNDENSDDSIDPSNAKNHQSETVLHPGGKQNKNTLTGPQTGNIDLNTLQGNEKEDLKQKNKRPLEKQSDLPPVMLHKTPMVAKSSSLQKTISTDKPRTVKQTPMVDKPNPVQQTQVEKLIPGINFFPDQAVRTGAPGKSFHKNTQSRPQSKQIHPSEWGNKPSHAKHPTSTSDIKLPQKIPTAKEQLHPSWEASKKRKLESKIVPFQGKKIVFDED; encoded by the exons ATGGACAAAGTACAGTTCAATACCGAG GTTGTTAACATGAGGAAGACAGTAAAGACAGTCAAGGTTCTCATCGTGCACTCTCTCACAAGACAAGTTAAGAAACTTCAAAGCAAAAA AGGGTCTGAGCAGCAGGTTTTAAAGAACCAAAGAAGAGCAACAAAAATGCTAGCGGAGGTAGAAGCAATTAAAGATGTTCCTCTGGATACATTTACCAAGAAGGCTGTCACATTCAAGAAAGGTCTTCAGGAAGTTCTCAACAAT CCAAAGTCATCTGCTTTGGAGAGAGTAATAGCTCGTTTGATACACCATAGACTCGTCCAAGAAAGAGTTGTCAAATTTGAAG GTATGGTTACAAAAGACCTTCTGCGGACAGGAACCAAGAAATATAGACGCCTTCGCAAGAAGAATTTTGAGGATGAAGCTGATGCAAGAAGGAAGGATGAAGAAGATTATCAAGGCAGGCTGGAACTAATGATAAAAGCTAAGAAGATCAGAAAGGAGGAGAAGGAAGAGGAGGAGGATGCAGTGTCcaatgaagatgatgatgaaggCAGGCTGGAACACATGATAAAAGCTAAGAAGATCAGCAAGAAGGAGGAgaaggaagaagaagaggaggaggaTGTAGTGTccgatgaagatgatgatgaaggGAGTGCGAGTGACACAAGTTATGATAATCGATGGGAAGGCTTTAACACTCTCTTGTCAGAAACACCACATGATGAAACAATGCACAAACTTCTTAATGTAGAGCATACTGGTAATGATGAAAATAGTGACGATAGTATAGATCCATCCAATGCAAAAAATCATCAATCAGAGACTGTTCTTCATCCAGgtggtaaacaaaataaaaatacactaaCAGGCCCTCAAACAGGAAATATAGACTTGAATACATTGCAAGGGAATGAGAAAGAAGACCTGAAGCAGAAAAACAAACG GCCGCTAGAAAAACAGTCAGATTTACCTCCAGTGATGCTACACAAGACCCCAATGGTTGCCAAGTCAAGCTCTCTCCAGAAAACCATTTCAACCGATAAACCACGAACTGTCAAGCAAACTCCAATGGTAGACAAACCAAATCCTGTCCAACAAACACAAGTGGAGAAGTTGATACCCGGAATCAACTTTTTTCCAGATCAAGCTGTCAGAACAG GTGCGCCAGGAAAGTCTTTCCACAAAAATACACAGAGTAGACCTCAAAGCAAGCAGATTCATCCATCAGAATGGGGGAATAAACCTTCACATGCTAAACATCCCACTTCCACTTCGGACATCAAACTACCTCAGAAGATACCTACTGCTAAAGAACAACTTCATCCATCGTGGGAGGCTAGTAAAAAACGTAAACTTGAATCTAAAATAGTACCTTTTCAAGGGAAGAAAATAGTATTTGATGAAGACTAA